One part of the Tunicatimonas pelagia genome encodes these proteins:
- a CDS encoding aldo/keto reductase produces the protein MNTTKITATIRPAYRSDGPLPGLVLGTAGLGGVWGTVNRHESVKTILYALENGIEQLDTAPAYGQAEIIVGEALRQWRGQRPFVSTKVGKLRADAADQETNDYTLASMQRSVEESRKVLGTDCLDLLFLHEPNKVPADRTSEVVNFMQQVKQAGHAKALGLGGIVPSAFHEFIRRGVFDVVMSYNNLNAACLDGLQFDIPFFRAHGLTTYQGSALLMGLLGNRFERYQQHPPSWISSADLVRAKQAEQLARRLGIKLSALAHRYLLSMQEVDYLVLGAKNMTQLTDTLADCEAGMLEETLFEELTNLIQ, from the coding sequence ATGAACACCACAAAAATAACTGCCACTATTCGTCCTGCCTATCGTTCCGATGGTCCCTTGCCCGGACTGGTATTAGGTACGGCCGGGCTCGGCGGGGTATGGGGCACCGTCAACCGTCATGAATCGGTGAAGACGATACTGTACGCTTTGGAAAATGGTATTGAACAGCTGGATACGGCCCCGGCCTACGGTCAGGCCGAAATCATCGTCGGCGAAGCCCTGCGGCAGTGGCGAGGTCAACGTCCGTTCGTTAGCACCAAAGTGGGTAAGCTCCGGGCTGATGCGGCCGACCAGGAAACGAACGATTATACGCTGGCCAGTATGCAGCGCAGCGTGGAGGAGAGCCGGAAAGTACTCGGTACCGACTGCCTGGATTTGCTCTTCCTGCACGAACCCAACAAGGTGCCTGCCGACCGCACTTCGGAAGTTGTTAACTTTATGCAGCAAGTAAAACAAGCCGGACATGCGAAAGCACTGGGCCTGGGAGGCATCGTGCCTTCGGCATTTCACGAGTTTATTCGACGGGGAGTTTTTGACGTAGTGATGAGCTATAACAACCTCAACGCAGCCTGTCTGGATGGTTTACAGTTCGATATTCCCTTCTTCCGTGCCCACGGCCTGACCACCTACCAGGGCAGTGCCCTGTTGATGGGACTGTTAGGAAACCGCTTTGAGCGATACCAGCAACATCCACCGAGCTGGATTTCATCCGCTGACCTGGTTCGGGCAAAACAAGCTGAACAACTGGCCCGGCGACTGGGAATCAAACTGTCCGCCTTGGCGCACCGCTATCTGCTTTCCATGCAAGAAGTAGATTACTTGGTGCTGGGGGCGAAAAATATGACGCAACTTACCGATACTCTGGCCGATTGTGAAGCCGGTATGCTGGAGGAAACTCTTTTCGAAGAATTGACCAACTTGATCCAATGA
- a CDS encoding right-handed parallel beta-helix repeat-containing protein, with product MTYAATLLFTLLALTPTTVFGQLAFYVSPEGNDGNEGTEVAPFRTVRRAQQAVQTVQNARQNIVVQIDAGSYLLEEPLRFGPEDGGSANHQVTYRGSDKGKVVIHSGRKVSGWQESDEVDVYQAKVVDAAFRQLYVNGRRAVRARYPNEGEFLESTAWDYEDQELLIQGQHPVLNEAGPDLEMLLLQSWAESYLRVREVHSYGLSFQKYSRVSFAENESKILFNRPYPMHEPIHRLYFENARSLLDTEREWYHDPANGALYYQPGEEGSMNQASVMCPTLDTLLIVQGTRENPVMNLRFENLSFQYSNWTYASEHGYLNAQAGQHNYRAEPNNDQYVYRPPAAVYVAYAERVAFARNEFRNLGATGIDLHYGTRHCTVVGNRFSDIAGSAVALAKFTEAPSVEYHMPYQPADTTEICYGDTITNNLIERVARDYVGCVGIAAGYPQGAQITHNTIRDLPYSGISVGYGWTDQPNAMANNLIAYNDISNVVKLLNDGAAIYTLSYQPGTRIYRNYLHDLSPPQKPWQSIKYAIYCDEKTGGSAEHPFVIEENAIDNIADQLNLHQTGIILLKHALHRTSQHVGPQVVKQAGIEPGYQDILSPPASIGRAEE from the coding sequence ATGACTTACGCAGCAACCCTACTATTCACCCTTCTTGCACTTACACCCACAACGGTCTTCGGACAGTTAGCTTTTTACGTGTCACCGGAAGGGAATGATGGAAACGAGGGCACCGAGGTGGCCCCCTTTCGTACCGTCCGCCGGGCGCAGCAGGCCGTTCAAACTGTTCAGAATGCCCGGCAGAATATCGTCGTGCAGATTGATGCAGGCAGCTATCTTTTGGAAGAACCGCTCCGCTTCGGCCCCGAGGACGGCGGGTCTGCTAATCATCAGGTCACCTACCGGGGTTCAGATAAAGGGAAGGTAGTCATCCACAGTGGCCGAAAAGTAAGCGGGTGGCAGGAGTCGGATGAGGTGGACGTTTATCAGGCGAAAGTAGTTGATGCGGCCTTTCGGCAACTCTACGTCAACGGACGGCGGGCAGTACGCGCCCGATATCCCAACGAGGGTGAGTTTCTGGAAAGTACCGCTTGGGACTACGAAGACCAGGAGCTACTGATCCAGGGACAACACCCTGTGTTGAACGAAGCCGGGCCAGACCTCGAGATGCTACTGCTGCAGAGTTGGGCCGAAAGCTACCTGCGAGTGCGAGAAGTTCATTCCTACGGCCTGAGTTTTCAAAAGTATTCCCGCGTCAGTTTCGCGGAGAACGAATCCAAGATTTTGTTCAATCGCCCTTACCCAATGCACGAACCTATCCACCGGCTCTACTTTGAGAATGCCCGCTCGTTACTGGATACCGAAAGGGAGTGGTACCATGACCCGGCGAACGGTGCCCTTTACTACCAACCGGGCGAAGAAGGAAGCATGAACCAAGCTTCGGTGATGTGCCCTACGCTCGACACTTTACTGATTGTGCAGGGGACGCGGGAAAATCCGGTGATGAATTTACGGTTTGAGAATCTATCGTTTCAGTACTCCAACTGGACGTACGCCAGCGAGCACGGCTACCTGAACGCCCAAGCCGGACAGCACAATTACCGGGCGGAGCCCAATAATGACCAATATGTTTACCGCCCCCCGGCGGCCGTGTATGTAGCTTATGCTGAACGGGTGGCGTTTGCGCGCAACGAATTTCGGAACCTGGGTGCTACCGGCATTGACCTGCACTACGGTACGCGCCACTGCACGGTGGTAGGTAACCGCTTTAGTGACATCGCGGGCAGTGCGGTGGCTCTGGCTAAATTCACCGAAGCCCCCTCGGTAGAATATCACATGCCCTACCAACCGGCTGACACTACCGAAATCTGCTACGGTGACACCATTACCAACAACCTGATCGAACGGGTAGCTCGCGACTATGTTGGCTGTGTGGGTATTGCCGCCGGGTATCCGCAGGGGGCGCAAATCACCCACAATACCATTCGCGACTTACCCTACTCGGGCATTAGTGTAGGCTACGGCTGGACCGATCAACCGAACGCGATGGCAAATAATCTGATTGCCTACAATGATATCAGTAATGTGGTGAAGTTACTCAACGACGGGGCGGCGATCTACACCTTGTCTTATCAGCCGGGCACCCGGATTTACCGCAACTATCTGCACGACCTGTCGCCCCCCCAGAAACCCTGGCAAAGCATCAAGTACGCCATTTACTGTGATGAAAAGACCGGGGGATCCGCCGAGCATCCCTTCGTCATTGAAGAGAACGCTATAGACAATATTGCCGACCAACTCAATCTTCACCAGACCGGTATCATACTGCTTAAACACGCCCTGCACCGCACCTCCCAGCACGTGGGGCCGCAGGTTGTGAAGCAGGCCGGGATAGAACCAGGGTACCAGGATATCCTAAGCCCTCCGGCATCAATAGGACGAGCCGAAGAGTAA
- a CDS encoding AraC family transcriptional regulator, whose protein sequence is MKTLIEKWTPPNQSSFISKQYKVKTGFARSAEIAMRTHEEYEISVLMGCSGKRIVGNTIENFSENDLFLIGPNVPHAVQPDNYKLGKVITLHFLRNSFGGDFFDLPENGKIADLLKEAQRGVAFAETDIPFFYRKMQKIDRLRGFERVMAFFRLLHTMALNEQRRVLSSRGFAPVANQQTYQVVNKIYEYIINRFADQHISLDEISAQANMSSAGFCRFFKKHFSKTFTSFLNEVRVGHACKLIQQTDHTIAEIAFASGYNQLTHFNRQFKRVVGYSPRAYRNELHQQS, encoded by the coding sequence ATGAAGACACTGATAGAAAAATGGACTCCTCCGAACCAAAGCTCATTTATCAGCAAACAGTACAAGGTAAAGACCGGCTTCGCCCGCTCCGCAGAGATCGCCATGCGTACTCACGAGGAATATGAGATTTCCGTGCTGATGGGGTGTAGCGGAAAGCGGATAGTCGGTAATACGATTGAAAATTTCTCTGAAAACGACCTGTTCCTGATCGGCCCGAACGTGCCTCATGCGGTGCAGCCCGACAACTACAAGCTGGGTAAGGTCATCACGCTACATTTTCTAAGAAATAGTTTCGGTGGCGACTTTTTTGACCTACCTGAAAACGGAAAAATTGCCGATCTGCTGAAAGAAGCGCAACGCGGAGTAGCATTCGCAGAGACTGACATTCCTTTTTTTTACCGGAAGATGCAAAAGATTGACCGGTTGCGCGGGTTTGAGCGGGTGATGGCTTTCTTTCGATTGCTTCACACCATGGCGCTCAACGAACAACGCCGGGTACTATCGAGCCGGGGCTTCGCCCCAGTCGCCAATCAGCAAACCTATCAGGTGGTAAACAAAATCTACGAGTACATTATCAACCGCTTCGCGGATCAGCACATTTCACTGGATGAGATTTCTGCTCAGGCGAATATGTCATCGGCAGGCTTCTGTCGTTTCTTCAAAAAGCACTTCAGCAAAACCTTCACCAGCTTTCTGAATGAAGTACGGGTCGGACACGCCTGTAAACTGATCCAGCAGACCGATCATACCATCGCCGAAATTGCGTTTGCGTCGGGCTATAATCAACTTACTCACTTCAACCGGCAGTTTAAACGCGTCGTCGGTTACAGTCCCCGTGCGTACCGAAACGAGCTTCATCAGCAGTCTTAG